The genomic segment TGGTCGAGCCGGCCGGCATCCCAGTCGGCCCGTACCTGAGCCAGGGTGGGTACTTCGGGCAGTTCCTGTGGCGGAGTCTCGGCCGGACTGGCCAGAGGCAGGACGAGCAGGATCGCCAGTGCCGAAGACAGCACTCCACCCCCGTTCCGCCTTTCGCCGGACCGATTCATTGACCCCCCAGATCGGATTTGAGATTAGCGACTGCCCGGAACCTGCCGCAAACCCTGGGCCGCGATTAGACCGGCCAAACCGGGCGCCTCTGCTACGTTTCGCCACCGCGATGCGACTCCTGTTGGCTTTCTTTTCTCTTCTGGTCCTGACGGCTTGCTCAGGGCGCGATACGACCCCAGAGACGCCCCTGACGGCGCCTCGCCGGGCTCTATGGGTATTGGCCGAGGGCAGCCACCGGGTTCTAGAAGATGGCGCACGGATCGACGCTCTGGTCGACAACGCGGCTACGGCCGGCGTGAGCGATCTCTTTGTCCAGGTGCATCGCGCGGGGCGTAGCTGGTTTCCCTCGATCCACGCAGATGATTCACCGCATCGCGAGATCGTCGAAGAACTGGGTTTCGATCCGCTGGCTCGTCTGCTCGAGCGCGCCCACGCCAGAAACTTGAAAGTGCACGCCTGGTTCAACTGCCTTTCGCTGGCGGGCAACCAGAACGCTCCGCTGCTGAAGAAGCTGGGACGCGACGCGGTGCACGTGGACCGCGAGGGCCGCAGCCTGCTCGACTACCCCGGTCGGGACGTTCCCCAGCCCGACCGCAAGTACATCCAGCTGGGAACCCCGGGTCTCTGGCTCGATCCGGCCAGCCCCGGGGTGATCGAACACCTGGAGGCGACGCTCGACGATCTGATTCGCGTGGCGCCGAACCTGGACGGCCTGCACCTGGATTTCATCCGCCACCCGATGGCGCTGCCGATCGCGCCGGGCTCGCGATTCAACGGCCTGGACTTCGGCTACGGCGCGGCATCGAAGACGCGCTTCGAGAGCGAGAGCGGTCGCAAGTTTGCGCGCGGCGATCGCTGGGACGCGTTTCGTCGCGCGGCCGTCGGCGAACTGGTGCGGCGTCTGGATGAGCGCCTGCCGGAACACTGGGAGCACTCGGCTGCAGTCATCGCGTACGCCGACCGAGCCTACCTGAGCGCGATGCAGGACTGGAGGCACTGGCTCGAGCAGAACTGGCTCGACTTCGCCGTGGCGATGTCGTACACGCGCGACGATCGCCTCCTGCGCTACCAGGCCAATTCCCTGCCGGGCGGAGTGGGCGGCGAGCGCGTGTGGCTGGGCCTGGGGAGCTGGTTGTTCACCTCCCGACCGGAACGCCTGCGTACACAGATCAAAATCGCCGAAGCCGCATCCCCCGCCGGTGTCGCCCTGTTCTCCTACGATGCACTGGTCGACGAAAACGCGCTCGACGCCCTGCCCTGGACCGCTCCGTGATCGCTCGCGCCGATCTCGAGTACGAGCTTCCACCCGAGCGCATCGCGCAGGCGCCCGTCCAGCCGCGCGACGCCGCGCGCATGCTGTGCATGGCTCGCGACACCGGCCAGCTCCAGGAGCGGCGTTTCGGTGACCTGCCCGATCTGCTCGACGCGCGAGATCTTCTGGTGATCAACGACACGCGTGTGATTCCTGCGAAGCTGCGCGGTGTAAAGGCCAGCGGCGGACGCGCGGAGGCGCTGCTGATCGAGCGCCGGCCCGATGACAGTTGGATCGCGTTCGTGCGCTGCGGCGGTCGCCTGCGCGCGGGACTGGCGCTGCGTTTTGGCGAACTCGAAGCCCGCGTCGAGGCCGTGAGTGACGATGGCGTGTGCCGCCTGCGTTTTCCGGAAGCGCAGATCGGCGACGTGGATGCGCTACTGAACGAAATCGGAGAAGCGCCGCTGCCGCCCTACATCCGGCGCGACGAAGCGCTTTCGAGCGATCTCAACGACTACCAGAGCGTGTTCGCACGCACACCCGGAGCCGTGGCTGCCCCGACGGCCTCGCTGCACTTCAGCGAAGATCTGGCCGCCCGTCTGCGCACGGCCTCGGTCACCCTGCACGTCGGCCCCGGAACCTTCCGCCCGGTGCGCAGTGAACGACTCGAAGACCACACGCTGGAACCCGAGCGCTTCGAAGTGCCCGAAGCCACCGCGCAGGCGCTGCGCGAGACCCGTGCGGCCGGCGGTCGCGTGGTCGCGGTGGGCACGACAGTGGTACGCGCACTCGAATCCACAGGTGGCGAACCGGGCTCTGGACGCACGGGACTGTTCATCACTCCCGGCCACGAATTTCGCGCGGTCGATTCGCTGATCACCAACTTCCACCTGCCCGGTTCCACGCTACTGGCGCTGGTGATGGCCTTCGGCGGGGTAGACGCGGTGCGCGGAGCCTACGCGCACGCACTCGAGAAGAACTTCCGCTTCTACTCCTACGGCGACGCGATGTGGATCTCGTGAGGCCGGAGTTTCGCGCTCACGCTGTCTCGGGTCGCGCGCGCACGGGTGTATTGAGCACGCCGCACGGCGACATGAAGACTCCGGCGTTCTTTCCCGTGGGCACCTACGGCGCAGTGCGCGGGATTTCGCCCGATGAGTTGCGATCGGTGGGCGTACAGGGCGTGCTCGCCAATACCTACCACCTGCACCTGCGACCCGGCGACGAACGCGTGGCCGAACTCGGGGGCTTGCATCGCTTCATGGCCTGGTCGGGACCGATGCTGACGGATTCCGGTGGCTTCCAGATCCACTCCCTCGACCATCTGTGCCGCAAGAGCGAAAAGGGCGTGGAGTTTCGCGATCCGCGCGACGGCTCGCGTCACTTCCTTTCACCGGAACGCTGTATCGAGATCCAGCAGAACCTGGGTGCGGACCTGATCGTGGTGCTCGACGAGTTCGAGCCGATTGCCGCCGAAGCCGGTGATGCGGCGCGCACGAGTTCGCGCGACATGCTCGAGCGCACCCTGCGCTGGGCGGCGCGTTGCCGGGCGGTTCACGCGCGCGAGGATCAGCGTCTGTTCGGCATCGTCCAGGGCGGCGGCTTCGACGAGTTGCGCGCGGAGAGCGCCGAGCGCACGGCCGAACTCGGCTTCGACGCCTTCGCGATCGGCGGACTCGGCCTGGGCGAAGACCTCGCGCAGCGACTCGCGCTGACCGCGGCCGCACTGACGCGTCTGCCGAGCGAGTCGCCGCGCTACCTGATGGGCCTGGGACTCCCCGAAGACCTGATCGGCGGAGTCGAATTGGGCGTCGATCTTTTCGATTGCGTGATTCCCACGCGCCACGGACGCCACGGGTCGGTGTTCACGTCGCGTGGATCGCTCAACCTGCGCAACGCGCGCTTCAAAGACGATCCCGAACCGATCAGCACGGATTGTGGCTGTCCTGTGTGCACGCAGTACACGCGCGCGTACCTGCGCCACCTGGTGCACTCGGGCGAAGCGCTCGGGGCGCGCCTGCTCAGCTTGCACAATCTGGCGTTCTACATGGATCTGATGCAGCAGATGCGCGAGGCGATCGCAGCCGACCACTTCGCGAGCTGGGCGGAAGCCTGGCGCAAGAACTACCGAGCCTGAACGCTCGCGGCGGGGTTCGCGCACAGATGATCGAAGCGGCCTTCGGGTCGCCGCTGGCGATACGCGCTGACGATCGGCGCCAGTTCAGCCGGACTGGCTCCGTGCAGGATCACGCCGTCGGCGCCCAGAGCGAACTGCCCCTCGATCGCCTTCACGCACTGCTCCGGACTGCCGGTTGCCGCGGGCGCGAGCCATTCGTCGGGCAGGAGTTCGGCGACTCGCTCCAGGTCTTCGGTCGTGCCCTTCGCGTCGAGTGCCCCGCGGAAGCCGGCCACGAAAGGATCGGCGCGAAAGCGTTCGAGTACGGCGGGATCCCAGTTGTTCGTCTTGACCAT from the bacterium genome contains:
- the queA gene encoding tRNA preQ1(34) S-adenosylmethionine ribosyltransferase-isomerase QueA yields the protein MARADLEYELPPERIAQAPVQPRDAARMLCMARDTGQLQERRFGDLPDLLDARDLLVINDTRVIPAKLRGVKASGGRAEALLIERRPDDSWIAFVRCGGRLRAGLALRFGELEARVEAVSDDGVCRLRFPEAQIGDVDALLNEIGEAPLPPYIRRDEALSSDLNDYQSVFARTPGAVAAPTASLHFSEDLAARLRTASVTLHVGPGTFRPVRSERLEDHTLEPERFEVPEATAQALRETRAAGGRVVAVGTTVVRALESTGGEPGSGRTGLFITPGHEFRAVDSLITNFHLPGSTLLALVMAFGGVDAVRGAYAHALEKNFRFYSYGDAMWIS
- a CDS encoding family 10 glycosylhydrolase, translated to MAFFSLLVLTACSGRDTTPETPLTAPRRALWVLAEGSHRVLEDGARIDALVDNAATAGVSDLFVQVHRAGRSWFPSIHADDSPHREIVEELGFDPLARLLERAHARNLKVHAWFNCLSLAGNQNAPLLKKLGRDAVHVDREGRSLLDYPGRDVPQPDRKYIQLGTPGLWLDPASPGVIEHLEATLDDLIRVAPNLDGLHLDFIRHPMALPIAPGSRFNGLDFGYGAASKTRFESESGRKFARGDRWDAFRRAAVGELVRRLDERLPEHWEHSAAVIAYADRAYLSAMQDWRHWLEQNWLDFAVAMSYTRDDRLLRYQANSLPGGVGGERVWLGLGSWLFTSRPERLRTQIKIAEAASPAGVALFSYDALVDENALDALPWTAP
- the tgt gene encoding tRNA guanosine(34) transglycosylase Tgt — protein: MDLVRPEFRAHAVSGRARTGVLSTPHGDMKTPAFFPVGTYGAVRGISPDELRSVGVQGVLANTYHLHLRPGDERVAELGGLHRFMAWSGPMLTDSGGFQIHSLDHLCRKSEKGVEFRDPRDGSRHFLSPERCIEIQQNLGADLIVVLDEFEPIAAEAGDAARTSSRDMLERTLRWAARCRAVHAREDQRLFGIVQGGGFDELRAESAERTAELGFDAFAIGGLGLGEDLAQRLALTAAALTRLPSESPRYLMGLGLPEDLIGGVELGVDLFDCVIPTRHGRHGSVFTSRGSLNLRNARFKDDPEPISTDCGCPVCTQYTRAYLRHLVHSGEALGARLLSLHNLAFYMDLMQQMREAIAADHFASWAEAWRKNYRA